Below is a genomic region from Mesorhizobium sp. NZP2298.
CTATACGCTGCAGGCGATCGTGCGCATCAAGCCTTTGCCAGGCAAGCTGCACATCGTCCAGAAATTGATCGAGGAGATCGCCGAGTTTGGCGAATGCGACAAGGTGACGGGCGACGACTGTTTCGTCGCCCGTCTGTTCGTGCGCTCGATCGGCGACCTCGACGGCATTCTCGACCGCATCGCCGACAAGGCCGAGACCAGTACCGCCATCATCAAGGCGCAGCCGATCCGGCGGCGGCCGCCACCGCTCGGGGCGCCATCGGCCTCATCGTCTTGACTCAGCAAGGCAGTGGTGGAAATGCGGCGCCTGTCCACCAAAAGTCGGTCTTCCACCAGACGATTGGCCGAGAGACGAGGAAGAAAACATGGCGCAAAATATCTACGACCAGCCGGAGTTCTTCGCGGGCTACAGCCGGCTTGGCCGGTCGATCGAAGGCCTGGACGGTGCCGCGGAATGGCCGGCG
It encodes:
- a CDS encoding Lrp/AsnC family transcriptional regulator; its protein translation is MLDDLDRNLLEILVRDARTSLKELAAQVGLSSPSVSERLRRLEERGVIRAFTVEIDPLALGYTLQAIVRIKPLPGKLHIVQKLIEEIAEFGECDKVTGDDCFVARLFVRSIGDLDGILDRIADKAETSTAIIKAQPIRRRPPPLGAPSASSS